GATTACAGTGGGAAGATCTAATCGTTGGGATTATTATTGTAAGAGTAATTAAACCATCACTTTATATTTATGTGATTCGCTTTTTCTAGAAAGACAAAAAATAAAATGTTATAATTACTTTCACTACTAGTATAACTTTTTAAAAACTTTCACATACGATCAAACTAAAAACAGTGAACATACCTTTAGGAGCTATAGTTAATTTTAATACGCCAAAAAAGACAGTGACTAATGATTAATAGATGTtgggtatgtaaataaatatatatcattagTATATTTTAGTTTTTTTAATCACGGTCAGGAGTTATTGAGAGGTCGAAACTTATTAACAGGGTCCCGAATGTATTGACGGGGTTCGAATGTGATGTCGAAACCATTCACCAAATCATTCTGTAGAATGGAACCGTTATACTTATATATCAAAAATAATGGTAATGTTTATCTTTTGTTTTTCCTTATAAAAGAATGATCTCgcttaaaaaaatatatactatattttcactattaaaattaaaaataattgcATAGGTTGGCTTCAATGTTTGTGAAGGAAGGGGCACaacttttctttttctattttctcaCCAAAGTAAggatttaattttacttttcttaaATTACTTTTTTCGTTCGTTATTTTCTCTTTCTTTTTTTATTCACTTAACTTTTACTCATTACGTTTGATATTTCAATTTTTTCTTCTTAATGTTTAATTCTAAATTttgtaaaacaaaataaaatacttttgataaaaaacttatgtctttctttttttctctctctctctcttagaaTGTTAATTTTTATAGCAATCATTGATATATAGTTTTTGTTCTAAATATACGAAGTAAATTACTAAGATACTATTTAATACTTTTGCTTAAAATAATTTTCAGCAACAATATACAAGCTGTCCTCATTGTTACCTCGTTACAACTAACTTTGAATAACCACTCTTCCTTTTAAATTTACTTCTCACAACTTATTGTATACCTTATTGTTGTATGTATCTAGTCTTAAGGATACCAATTAAAACTATCTTTAGGTAAACCTACGTATCAAAATATCAAACACATATACAATTATTCGTGTGGTTTCTTTATTTCCGAATTTTGTTTTTAACGTGAATTCTTTATTTATTTCtaaataaaaatgaatatatgaaattgttATTAGAAATTTGCTTACGACAAACCTTAGAGTTATCGTTAAAACGGTTAAAATACTTGTATATTGATCGTAAACAACAACATAATAATTGTTGTTAGTAAaatccttattattattgttagttcaTAATCCGTCTGGACATTAAAATTAGGTTTtctacattttttattttttattttttatatattcaaATTGAGAAGTATGAACAGTAACTTTCAATTAAATTTGCAATTGATTTGAAAATTCGATTTTGTTAACACATAATAGTATATAACATGGAGTAAATGTGGTCATGGAAGTGTATATTAACTTATACGTTGTGGGTTCAAAACCCGACGCTTTTGTTTTTTTTCTTATTCTAAAACTCGATTTTTTGAACTAATAAATAATAAAtgaggtaaaaataaaataaaagcaatGTTGGAGAGTGGTCGATTATTAACATAATCGTCTCGGGTTTGAAACCATGTAGCCTTTTTTTAGGAAAAACTTAAAATTCAATTtacttaaatcataaataatattgTGGTATTTAAATAAAAAAACCTGAATGGATTGACAGTTAGATGCGTCACATAAGTACCGGAATGGTTGTGGGTTCTAGTCACTGGAgtctttttttcaaatttttttctcTTTACAAAAACCAACTAGTTCTTACACGGTCAGTCGCACTTCGACCGCGTAGGAGCGGGATTGACCTCAAAACTTGTTTCTTATCAAATCAACCTAATCCATTTAATTAAATAGTAGTATATAAGTAAAGaattaaataaatagatatatacaaATCATTGACACCGTTACGGGTGTTTATCAGTTTGGTTTTTGCGTTATgtatatttgtatttgatttttttGTTGGGGAAAAACCGAAATCAAAATCCAAATTCGAATTCAATTTCGCTTAAAACCGAAAATGGAATGGTTATATGACAAAGTAATACATAATTGCTCATAAAATAAAGAGTCATTTTCAATAATAACCAACCATACAAAGACCATAAAGAGTCTTGCTCATTGAACAACCGGATCAATAAAGGATATGAAGCATTAAAATCTGAAAGAAAGAAATACAAATGATCATTCAGATTTGGACTTAAATTCAAATGTTATGTGTACGTAgccaaagaagaaaaaaaattggagTACTTGCTTCACAACATATTGAGAATTCAACGATAAAGTTTTGCATTCCTATAGTGCAAATgtgacaaataaataataatacggagtaataaataaataataataactaagtgTTGATTAATTTATCATCATACAGGATCAATCAAACATGTAATCACAaattaataacatgaacattaaaggAAAACTTACTTGATGGAAGAATAGATTGAAcactagggtttgatgatgaagccATTAGGATTAATCAATTGCTGTAGTAATGTCAAATAATCTGATGGAAAGATTATCTCTGTGTTTTCTTTAGAGAGAATACATAATTGACATAATACAGAAAAAGACCACGCCCTATGCTTTATATAAATTTGGTTATTACAGTTATTCCATCAATAACTGTCAAACATTTAGTTAGGGTACATCTTGTCATTTAGGCAAAGTTTAGGGGATAAAGTAATAAATGGTAATATGGCCACATATTAATTACGGGTCTAACATTCTCCCACTTGGCCGAATTACCATTTGCAGATAAACTTAAAATTAGGTTGGCCaagtttatcataattatcataattTCACATAGCACCAAAAGCAAAAAGATACAGCCTTATGTGTCGCGTTTGACACGGGACCCCCACCAATCATACTAATGGTactaatataaaatatatgaattcTTAAAGCCAAAATGACAAGAGCATAATGTGGTACACAACATTAGTTTGTCTATAACGGAAGTTAAGTGTACACATTTGAAGTAAATATAGATAAACAAGACATTATAGTGAAGGATATTGTCATAAAGCGCTTTCATTTACAATTAAACGTTATCATGAAATAGTACACTAACTACAACATCATGTAAGGTCTCGACGAAAACCCATCTTAGTCACGTGACTTGTAAATACATTGGGTGGTAGACCTTTAGTTAGCGGATCCGCAAGCATTTCATGAGTTCTAATGTGCTCGATACATATACGTTGTTCCTCCACTCTTTCACGTACGAATAAGTACTTTGTATCGAGGTATAAACCAGCTCCAGTCGAACTGTTACTGTTCGAGAAGCTCGCGGCTGCACTATTGTCGCAGTAAATCTTCAATGGCCTTGAGATGGAATTAACAATTTTGAGTCCAGTGATCAAGTTTCTCAACAGCATTGCTTGACATGTTGCATTATAAACCGCGACATACTCAACCATCATGGTTGAGGTCGTCGTCAACACTTGCTTCTGACTCTTCCAAGAAATAGGCCCACCTGACAACATGAATATATATCCTATAGTCGACCTACTAGTGTCTTTGCATTTCGTAAAGTCAGAATCCGAGTATCCAATGACTTCAAGATTGTCGGTTCTTGTGTAGGTTAATTTGTACTCTTTCATTCCTTGAAGATATCGCAACACTTTCTTAGCAGCTTTCCAATGATGTAGGCCAGGATTAGATTGAAATCTGCCTAACATGCCACATATGTATGCGATATCTGGTCGAGTACAAACTTGAGCATACGTTAAGCTTCCTACTACGGAAGCATAAGGAATTCGCTTCATTTCCTCCATTTCAACCTCAGTTTTCGGACATTGATGAGATCCGAAAGCATCACCCTTAACCACGGGAGCGACCGTTGGGGAGCAATGTTGCATACCGAACCGATTGAGTACTCGTTCAATATATGCCTTTTGAGACAATCCTAATGTCCCATTGACTCGATCTCGGTGAATTTCAATACCTATAACATAAGAGGCTTCACGAAGATCTTTCATGTCAAAGTTTATAGAAAGAAAACGCTTTGACTCATGCAACAAATCAATATTATTACTTGCCAAAAGGATATCATCAACGTAAAGAACAAGTATAATAAAATTTCTCCCACTCATTTTGAGGTACACACATTGATCTACCTGATTTTTGATGAAGTTGTGTTTCTTCATTACTTCATCAAATTTTAAGTACCATTGACGAGAAGCTTGCTTAAGTCCATAAATAGATTTCTTGAGTTTACAAACTAAGTGTTCTTGGCCTTCAGATATAAAACCTTGAGGTTGAACCATGAACacatcttcatgtaaatctccattaaGAAAtgcagttttgacgtccatttggtGTAACTCCAAGTCAAAATGAGCTACCAAGGCCATTACGATCCTTAGGGAGTCTTTTCTTGATACAGCAGAAAAGGTTTCCTTATAATCAATGCCCTCCTTTTGAGTATACCCTTTCGCGACCAAACGAGCTTTATATCGCTCAACATTTCCATTTGGGTCAAGTTTAGTCTTAAAGACCCACTTGCATCCAACAGGTTTTGCACCCATTGGCAGTTCAGCAAGTTCCCAAACGTCATTTTTGCTCATTGAGTTCAACTCATCATTCATTGCTTCCCTCCAATGAGCTGATTGGTCACAAGTAATGGCTTCTTCATATGAAGTAGGGTCATCGCATTTTCCTAAGTCAAAATCAGCCTCATTCAAATAGGTATAGTAATCGTCAAAATTTGTGGGCTGTCTTTGTCATTGTGACCTACGCAACGAATGTTGAGTTTCTTGTGGTTCAACATTAGTCACGGGATTAGGTTCATTTCCCTCAACATTATTTGGATGATCATCGGAAGTTAAGTGATCATTTGAGGTGTCAAGTGGCGTACTAATCGGGATGGGCACATGACTTATTGGTGTCTCATCTCGAGCCTCTTGAAGCTCAATTCTTCTATATGAACCACTCCCACTGTTGTTAGCATTCTCAAGAAACTCGGCATGGCGTGTCTCGACAATTCTGGTACTGTGAGACGGGCAATAAAATCGGTAACCCTTTGATCGTTCTGGGTACCCAATGAAGAAGCAACTAATGGTTTTTAAGTCCAGTTTTCGTGATTGAGGATTGTATATCTTTGCTTCGGCTGGACATCCCCAAACCCGTAGATATCGTAAGCTAGGTTTCCTTCCTGTCCAAATTTCATATGGTGTTTTTGGGACAGACTTTGAAGGAACTCTATTAAGGATGTGAACAGCCGTTTTTAATGCCTCAGTCCAAAGAAATTCGGGAAGGCTTGAATTTGCTAACATACTTCGAACCATGTCCATAAGGGTGCGATTTCTCCTCTCAgctacaccattttgctgaggggtACCTGGCATGGTATATTGGTTAATAATTCCATGATCTTTGCAAAAGTCAAAGAAAGATCCAGGAGCTTGACCAACATCAGTATGTCTACCATaatattcacctcccctatccgaTCTTACCACTTTAATTTTTCGTTCAAGCTGATTTTCAACTTCAGCTTTAAAAGTTTTGAACATTTCAAGTGATTTGGATTTTTCATTAATTAAGAACAAGTACATGTAACGTGAGTAATCGTCAATGAAGGTAATGAATGATTTATGACCACCAATCCCCGAAGGAAAAGGTCCACATATGTCAGTATGTACAAGTTCTAATAATCCAGTACTTCGTGTGGCACCTTTCTTATTTCCTTTGGTCATTTTTCCCTTTATGCATTCTACACATTTTTCAAAATCAGAGAAATCAAGATGAGGTAGAACTTCATCTTTCACGAGTCTAGTCATCCTGTCTCGTGAAATATGGCCTAAACGTTGATGCCATAACTTTGATGAAGTTTCAAGATCTTGTTTTCTCTTATTTTGACTTACATTCTCATTAACATTAAATGATAAAAGAGATTTCGAGAACTGGTTATCTAAACACAACTTAAAGAGGTTTCCCTCGAGACAACCAGTACCAACAATACGGGAATTTAAACTAATATATACTTTATTGTATCCAAACATAAATATATAATCATCAATAATTAGCTTAGATACAGATATTAAGTTTCGAGTCATGCTCGGTACATAAAGAGTTCCATAAAGATTCAAACAGAAACCACCCTCTAAAATTAATGAGAGGGTTCCAACAGCTTCAACATTTAAATCAACTCCGTTCCCGACTTTAACCGTTCGTTGGTTTTTTTCCAATCTCCGGATTGTACGGAATCCCTGTAAAGAATTAGAAATGTGTACCATGATCGTACGGGAACCACAATTACTTTCAAGTGGTACATAGTATTTTCTGATTGCGATAAATCTATGTTAAATGGTAATTATGTTAACTTAGATGACCGGTCCAACGAAAGGTTGTCTAAATTAATGTTAAAGTTTAAGCTATACCATTTTACACAATTGTTTAAGTTTTCATTCAATGAACCCAACGGCTAGTTGTATGATAAACTTGAACAATGAAATATGCAATACTCATGACATCGGCATTGATTTCATGTAATACTCATGTAACTCATAACAGTGACATTAAGTATTCATACGACTACCAACAATTCGATATTAGTACTTATACATTAACTCATAACAGTGACATTAAGTATTCATTATCATAAATTTCAAGATCAATCATGTGAATTattatcatcagttacaaccaTTAAATTGAATATATAATTCAGAATCATATATAACGAAGTCATTGACATACACGAATCAAATGGATCAGAAGTCACCCATGAAATACTATTAGAATTACTTTTGTCGGTTATCTTATAGATTGAGATGTTTACCCTTTTACATATCACCATAATCAAAATTAGTATATTAAGACATCAATAATAATCCAAAATTCGTAATCTGATAACCGATACTTTAAAATTGATATTGGTGATTACAAACAACATACTGAGTACAATTGATGAATGAAAATAAATATCAATTTATTGACCACCAATCATGTGACTGCCATCAAAACCCACATCTCATTCAATTGGTTTTAGATATTCATTCATTCACTTATTAACATACGGATTGTATGTTCCTTTTTTTAATTGTTTATTTAAACACATAATTAACACTTGAATTACATGTTATCaattgctctgataccacatgttgaTTAATTTATCATCATACAGGATCAATCAAACATGTAATCACAaattaataacatgaacattaaaggAAAACTTACTTGATGGAAGAATAGATTGAAcactagggtttgatgatgaagccATTAGGATTAATCAATTGCTGTAGTAATGTCAAATAATCTGATGGAAAGATTATCTCTGTGTTCTTGGTGTTCTTTAGAGAGAATACATAATTGACATAATACAGAAAAAGACCACGCCCTATGCTTTATATAAATTTGGTTATTACAGTTATTCCATCAATAACTGTCAAACATTTAGTTAGGGTACATCTTGTCATTTAGGCAAAGTTTAGGGGATAAAGTAATAAATGGTAATATGGCCACATATTAATTACGGGTCTAACACTAAGTGCTCATAAAAGAAATCATACAGTTTAACAAAATGTCGGTTCCCTTTTTCGGTTTTTCACACCGTACTGGTGCCGTACCGATTTGTACCGAAACCGAATTCGCTTTAAATCAAGAATTGTTACTGATACCGAATTTCTGTCGGTAACGATTTTCAGTACTGGTACCGATTTCGTTTCGGTTTTTCAAGATTTTTGCTCTTCCCTAATTGTGACGTTTAACCTTTAGTTATTAAGAGAAAAACATAACATTCATTAAAATAAACTTATGTGTTTATTATGTGAATAATAGATTTGGACGGAGAGGGTGTTAATTAATTAACTTGGTAAGTAAAGAAGTACTCCGATACAAAATAATCTTGTTTTGTACGGTATCAATTTAAGTTAATTGATCATTAAATCCTGAACGTCAATTTCTTTCAATCCAGAACGTCATTAACTTTTCTTTAACTCGATAATAATAACGGTACGACGCGTGTAGAGGTTCGAGGGGTCCACCGATTTTCTTTTCTTAAAAGTGCATTTCAATTTTCACGTGGTTATTTTTTGTTTTTTTCGACGAAATAGAGTTTAGGAATTGTGACGCGACGTTATTTGCAATTACTTCTTTATTTTATCTATTAGATATTAGATACAATACAATTCACACGCACACAACAAAGTCCCATTTTAAATCTCCATAATATACAGTCCATTCTCCCTCTAAAATTCTTTCTGACACCGCTACACCCTATTCTCCCTCTGTAGTCTAATACAGTCTATTCCGTCCGAAACATTGTCAGCCATCTCTATTTCCAATGGCACATAATGATGGATATCAACAACACTATGATCTTTTAGCAGGTTGTATTTCTTTTAATTTCTTTTATTATATCTATCGATTTAatcgtgtgtgtgtatatatatatatatatatatatatatatatatatatatacatatacatatacatatacatatacatatacggtAATACAGTAATAATATTGATGTATTTTTCGTTCGATTAAGCAGATAGGCTACTAAATGGTGATTCTGAGGAACCTACTGATGAGGtacgaatatatatatacacagtaTATTGCAACATTGTACGGTAAATTTATTTTTTTGACTGCAATTaggttttttctaaatttttttcaACGTATTCTGTTCGTTAGAAGACTCGATTGGTATCTAGTTAGGAGTATATCTCTTTTGATGATTAAATCGGTTTGGATTTCACCAAAATCAGTGAAATCCTTTCTTTCATGTGAGTAATACTGTTTATTTGCTTGTTGTTTGTGGTAGATTAATGTAGGATTTGTGTGTTTAGGTTGTTGAAATCCTGTATAGCTTTAGCTCATTTCAATTTACTTgatccttgaaatttttgtctcATACTATCTCATATTTTCTTGCTTGTCTCAGTATTCAAAATCGTGTCAATAATGTCCGTATTCAGTTGTTTTAGTAGTGAGCTGTGGTGAATTTGGGATTGATACTTGTTACTGAACACCTTTTTTGTCTTGAGGGTGAATTTAGGATTGATACTGGTATCTGCAGGTTACCATGGCTAGTACAGAACCGAAGACTGAATAGTTCACAATTGTTATACTACTGTAATAAACAACTTATGACTTCTAGAGACACTTTTGACATCATTTCTTAAGTAAATAAGGTTTTGTAGAAAGTTTCAAATGGAGATTCAGAATCATCATCACTTAGATGAGAATTGATTAACTTAAGAAAGCCATTAGAAAACAAACAGTACATGCTAGTTTACTTTTTCCTAAGTTGAAATACTCGCGTAAATATAGAGGTTATACATTCTGCATAATATATCTGCCAAAGATGATGTTTCAGAATCATTGCAAAAACACCTTTTCTGTTTCATAAGTTTTTTAAAACCCGAAACATGTACACTCTCGTTTCCATCCGAAAACAGTCGcatgattatcttagaaagaccAAGTATTTGTGTAGGAATCGTACGTTCTTGACATGAAGTCATGGATCTCGCAGTCCATTTAAAGCTTCATAACAATGGCAATATCTGACTTTTACGAACACAGTAGCATCATCATTATGCATGTGTTCATATTCCAGAGTCGAACCTTTACTATATAATGTAAAATCTAATGATTTAATTGGTTtttcatttcttttccttttttttaCTATATATTGTTTGTGTCGAAACAGGCTACTAGAGAGGAGTTGATCAAGAAATTTAAGGCTGGAACATACAACATAATCGTGTCGACTGATGGTGCTACTAAAGTACTTGACATTCCTTATGTGGACTTGGTCATAAACAGGGACATTCCATTAAATCCAAAGGTGAAACatacttcttctttttctttttcttcttcttattattttattttaattttttaggATATACTACAAGTTGTTGGTTTTAGACTCGACTGATCAACAATATTTGGTGGATTCTTGCACTTGAAATTCGAACACAATCTAATAACAAATTAACAGAGTATATGCAAACAAAGAAACTAGACTTTTATTGATATGAATGAGTGTGATTTATTTTTTCTGTACAtggcacacatatatatacacacacacattttaAACGGTGTGAAGCCAACAGTTGCAACCCTTCAAGCTGGTGCCTCTGTAAACAACGTTTGTAACTGATATCTATTAACCGTTTTACCAACTGTCCTTACTGCCACATTTTGACAGAAATAACAGCTCAAAACTCCCTTTTAAATTTTGACCCAAACTTGCTGACCCCCTAACACTTTCTGACCCGATAACACACATAACTTAGAAAACGATATTAACTTACTGATTTCGTCATTATTTCCGACACAAGTGACATCGACGGCATGTAATTTCAGGAGTATGTGCGTCGAGTGGGATCAGGGCGTCTTAAGATCGCAATGACAAACCAGTATGAGGTTAAGTTGTTTTTGAAGATCGAGTCACATATCGGTAAGACCACTACTCTCTACAGTTTTAGGCTATTTACTTTATGTATATCTGAATCATCATTTTATGTGCAGATAAAAAGATGCCAGTGTTTCCAATTGAAGAAGAGCAAGTTCTGTTACACTTGGGGAAGGTGACACAAGCAAAACGACTAGCTGAGATGGTATTAAAATAGTTAACTTTTAAGACTCTAGGTTCATGCTATGTTGATTTTAACTAACCTGTGTTAGGTAAtcttgattatcaaataatgggtTTGACCCAT
This genomic window from Rutidosis leptorrhynchoides isolate AG116_Rl617_1_P2 chromosome 2, CSIRO_AGI_Rlap_v1, whole genome shotgun sequence contains:
- the LOC139893562 gene encoding uncharacterized protein — encoded protein: MAHNDGYQQHYDLLADRLLNGDSEEPTDEEYVRRVGSGRLKIAMTNQYEVKLFLKIESHIGKTTTLYSFRLFTLCISESSFYVQIKRCQCFQLKKSKFCYTWGR